In Ornithorhynchus anatinus isolate Pmale09 chromosome 5, mOrnAna1.pri.v4, whole genome shotgun sequence, the DNA window aggtatattttttttaatggtattgttaagagcttactatgtgccaggcactgattaaACGCTGGACGTAGATACAAGCAGCTGTGGCtcgtggaagagcccgggcttgggagtccgaggtcatgggttcgaatctcggctctgccacctgtcagctgtgtgactgtgggcaagtacttaacttctctgggcctcagttccctcatctgtaaaatgggattaagacttgagccccacgtgggacaacctgaattcccctgtgtctcccccagcgcttagaacagtgctctgcacatagtaagcgcttaacaataccaacattattattattattaccttgtatctacccctgtgctgagaacagtgcttggcacacagttaagtgcttaacagatgccatcattattatgcaaggcagtcaggttggacacagtccccgtcccacatggggctcacggtcttaatccccattttacagatgaggtcaccgagacccagaaaaatgaagcgagttgcccaaggtctcacacacacagcaggaaagtggcggagtcaggatcagaacccagatcctttggacttccaggcccgtattctgtccctcaggccatgctgcttctctcctatttCCCAGCCCTGAAAGGTTTTAGGTTCCCCGTGGTGTGCGTACTAGAGTTATTCTTAGAGTTAACACtcatcaagggagcaaatccaagtcacagggcgatgcagaagggaatgggagaaggggaaatgagtcaggggaattagtcagggaaggcctcttggaggagatgtgcacttCACAGCACTttatcgtgggcagagcactgtgctaaatgcttgaaagCGTACAACGGGTCAAAgttggaaggcacgttccctgcccacaagggccttaCAGGCCTagaggggaaagtgaggaggcTCTGGCATTCCATCTCTCCCTGGCAGATCCAAAGagggtggcccagtggttagaacccgggtctgggggtcagaggtcgtgggttctaatctcagctccgccacttgtctgctgcgcgaccttgggtgagtcgcttcacttctctggcctcagttcctcctctggcaaatgaggttggagactgtgggccccaggtgggacaggggctgggtccaacctgcttaacttctacgtacgccagcgcttagaacagtgcttggcacatgcgtggctcagtggcaagagcccgggcttgggagtcagaggtcatgggttcgaatcccggatctgccacttgtcagctgggtgactgcgggcgagtcacttcacttctctgggactcactgacctcatctggaaaatggggattaactgcgagcctcacgtggggccgcctgatgaccctgtatctcccccagcgcttagaacagcgctctgcacagagtaagcgcttaacaaataccaacatattagagaagcagcgtggctcagtgggaaagagcccagatttgggaatcagaggtcatgggtttgcatccggctctgccacttgtcagtgggtgactgtgggccagtcacttcacttctctgggcctcagttccctcatctgtcaaatggggatgaagactgggagcctcccgtgggcccacctgatgaccctgtatctcccccgcgcttagaagcagcgctctgcgcagagtaagcgcttaaccacccaCACCATTATTACATGGTAAGGGCATAACAAACAGGGTCcattctctatttattgctattattctcgtctgtccgtctcccccgattagactataagcccatcaaaagggcagggaccgtctctatctgttgcccgattcgtccattccaagcgctcagtccagtgctcggcacatagtaagcgctcaataaatactatcgaataaggaaggaaggaaggaaggggcgcCTGCGCAGGGCGGAACGTTGCAGTCGCCGCCGCTTCGCCCGCCGGACCGGAAAGAGGGGCGAACGCGGCCTAACCGGAAGTTCGCCGCTTCCGCTTCCGGTGTCCCGGCGTTTAGGGGccgggtggaggaagaagaggaggaggaagaaggaggaggaggaggaggatgggccggagccggagccggtccCCGCGGAGAGGTCAGTGCCGGGGCCCGCAGGAAGGGGGCTGGAGACGCGGGGAACCTCTGctgcgcttagtaataataataaagatggtatttgttaagcgcttactaggtgcacagcactgttctgagcgctgggggagaggatcatgataaggatggtgtttgttaagcgcttactaggtgcacagcactgctctaagcgctgggggagagcatagtcaggatggtatttgttaagcgcttactaggtgcagagcactgctctgagcgctgggggagatgatgataatgatggtattaagcacttattaggtgcagagcactgctctaagcgctgggggagaggatcatgataaggatggtgtttgttaagcgcttactaggtgcacagcactgctctaagcgctgggggagagaatagtaaggatggtatttgttaagcgcttactaggtgcagagcactgctctgagcgctgggggagatgataataatgatggtattaagcacttattaggtgcagagcactgctctaagcgctgggggagaggatcatgataaggatggtgtttgttaagcgcttactaggtgcacagcactgctctaagcgctgggggagagaatagtaatgatggtatttgttaagcacttactaggtgcggagcactgttctaagcgctgggagagataataataataaggatggtatatattaagcgcttactaggtgcagagcagtgttctaagcgcagggggagatgataatgataaggatggtgtttgttaagcgtttactaggtgcagagcactggtctaagcgctgggggagataataatgataaggatggtatttgttaagtgcttactaggtgcaccgcactgttctaagcgctgggggagataatagtagtaatgatggtatttgttaagcgcttactatgtgcagagcactgttccaagcactggggtagatacagggtcatcaggttgtcccacgtggggctcacattttttaatccccattttacaaaggaggtcactgaggcccagagaagtgaagtgacttgcccaaggtcacacagcggacaagtggtcaggtcggacacagtccctgtcccacctgaggctcccagtcttcatccccatttgacagatgagggaactgaggcccagagaagagaagtgacttgcccagggtgacacgggagacagacggcggagccgggattagaacccctgtcccctGGAATGTAAACTAgttgcggcagggaatgtgtctgtttcttgttctgttgtgctctccaaacgcttagtccagtgctcagcaccactgtaagcgtttgataaataatgcagcagcatggcatagagcacgggcctgggagtcagaaagtcatgggttcattcattcagtcatatttattgagcgcttactatgtgaagagcactggactaagcgcttggaatgaacaattgggcaacagatagagacatccgtGCGCcaacagcgggctcgcagtcaaaaaaagggagagacagcaaaacaaatcaagtagatttgttttctaatcccagctctgccacatgtctgctgtgtgaccttgggcaagtcattgcacttctccgggcctcagtgacctcatctgtcaaatggggatggagactgtgagcccaacgtgggacaggccTCTGTCCACCCTGATCTACTGGTATCCACCCCCGGCTTGgaacattcaatcaatagtattttactggtcgcttactatatgcagagcactgtactaagcgcttggaatggacagatgggaaacagagaacagtccctgccctttgacgggcttacagtctaatccggggagacggacagacaagaacaatagcaataaatagaatcaatttctattctatttctagaacagtgcccagcaacctagtaagcgcttaacaaatacctctatcattattattatgaatacgatcgactgactgatcattataattattatttttatgaatacgattggctgactgaagaCCCAGCTCCTTTGGCCTCCTTGGCCTGCCCAGTGCCTGGCTGATAGTGCTTCCGTcgctgcaattatcattattattattattattaataaagaaaggGCTCAAAATGGGCGAGTTGAGCTTGAGAAGGCCTGCTTGTGGGGAGGAGCAAGGAGTGTGAGCCGGcgtatggagggaggagagggaagaaggagcgaGCCagaagatcagagaagcagcgtggctcagtggaaagagccggggcttgggagtcagaggtcatgggttcgaatcccggctctgccacttagctgtgtgactgtgggcgagtcacttcacttctctgggcctcagttccttcatctgtaaaatggggatgaagagccccacgtgggacaacctgatgaccctgtatctcccccagcgcttagaacagtgctcggcacatagtaagcacttaacaaataccaacataattattattattattctctgtgcctgttacctcatccgtaaaatgggggtgaagactgtgcaccccacatgggacaacttgatgaccccgtatctcccccagtgcttcgaacagtgctctgcacatagtaagcgcttaaataccaacattattatcagatggAGGGTCGGGGCTGGGGAGGTGCGGGGCCGATGGGCGGGCGGGCAGGCGTCCCGTACATCTCCTCCCCCGGTGTCGTGTTGTGCCATGGCAGAGCGCCGGAGGTCACGGTCGACGTCCCGGGACCGGGAGAGACGGCGGCGAGAACGCTCCCGCTCCCGGGAAAGAGAGCCGGAGACGGAGCCGGTCCGCTCCCCACACCGCAGGCGCTCCAGGTCAGACGCCATCCCGGGGATGGCACCGGGGATGGGCACGGGGATGGGCACGAGGGGGACAGGGTGTGgactcctcctcgcctccccaccccgccacaggGCCGGCGGCACCCCCGGCGGAGGGAGAAAGCCGCGGAAAGTGCGGCAGCGGGCACGCGTTCTCCCGTCCCCCGCCGCCCCTGGGGCCGGCGGTCGCTGGCGGCCGGGTTCCCTGCAGGGAGAGCGAGTGGCTTCCCCTCAGGGAGCGGGCGGGTTCCCCCCGGGGAGCGGACAGGGAGCCGGCAGCTTCCCCTCAGGGAGCGGGTGGCTTCCCTTCAGGGAGAGTGGGCGGGTTTCCCTCGGGCAGAGTGGGCAGGTTCCCccccagggagaggacagggagccaGCAGGTTCCCCTCAGGGAGAGCGGGTGGGTCCCCTTCAGGAATGAGCCGGTTCCCCTCAGGAATAAGCGGAGGGTTTCCCTCGGGGAGCGGGTGGGTTTCCCTCAGGAAGAGCAGGGTGGGTTTCCCTCAGGAAGAGCAGGGTGGGTTTCCCTCAGGAAGAGCAGGGTGGGTTCCCCTCAGGGAGAGCGGGTGGGTTCCCCTCAAGGGAGAGCAGGTGGGTTTCTCTCAAGGGAGAGCGGGTGGGTTTCTCTCAGGGAGAGCGGGTTCTCTCAGGGAGAGCGGGCGGGTTTCTCTCAGGGAGAGGGGCGGGATTCCTCAGGAAGAGGATGGGTTTCCCTCGAGAGAGAGAGCTAGTTTCCCTCAGGAAGAGCGGCGGGTTTTCCTCAAGGGAGAGCGGGTGGGTCCCCTCAAGGAAGAGTGGGCGGGTTCCCCTCAAGGGAGAGCGGGCGGGTTCCCCTCAGGGAGAGCAGGGCGGGTTTCCCTCAAGGAGAGCGGGCGGGTTCCCCTGAGGGAGAGCAGATGGGTTTCCCTGAGGGAGAGTGGGCAGGTTCCCGTCAGGAAGAGCGGGTGGGTTCCCATCAGGGAGCGGGTGTGGGAGCGGACAGGGAGCTAGCAGCTTCCCCTCAGGGCCCAAGCAGATCTCCAGGACCCCGTCCCTTCGTCCCTTCGTCCTCGTGTCCGGCCCGTCCTCCCCggggtgggctcctcctccgttCTGTCGCGGGCTGAGGCGGGCACCTTCTCATCGCCAGGTCTCCAAGAAGGCACAGATCCTcgtccccgtccccttcccgccCAAAAGACAGAAGAGATGACGAGAAGAAAGACGCGAAGGACGGGAAGGGCAAAGAGCGCCAGATTACGGGTACCCGGCTGGTTGCGGGCAcggggaggatggagggcatcGGCCAGTATGGGAGTCTCCGGGAACTAAGCGTTGGGACacggtgcagcctagtggatagatcccgggcctgggagtcagaaggatctgggttctaatccacttgtctgctgtgccaccttgagcaagtcactttccttctccgcgcctcagttccctcatctggaaaatggggattgagactgtgagccccacgtgggacagggactgtgtccaaaactgatttgcttgtacctaccccaacgcttagcacagtgcctggcgcatagtaagcacttaacaaaggccgtaattattatcattataattatgagtattctctgggcctcttgtataaaatggggattgagatggtgagcccaacACGGTCCtggttatccaacctgattactctctctctctcccattgctcagaacagtgcctggcacatagtaagcgcttaacaacaacaacaaccaaaaaagctGAGGCtaacactctgctgcttctcctccgtgTAGCGGAAGGAACAGCGGCCTCTTGTCCCTTCGCCTTTTTTCCGtgttcttttcccactctctgaagggtttggtttggtttttgcaGAAGAAGACCTGGAGGGCAAAACCGAAGAAGAAATCGAAATGATGAAATTAATGGGATTTGCCTCTTTTGACACCACTAAAGTAAGTGCGGTGTTTGTCTAACCGTGTGGGAGTGAAAACACCTATCGATAGGCAGTTTCATGTctcctgacctgggttctaatcccgcctcccccacttgtctgctccgtgaccttgggcgagtcacttcacgtctctgggcctcagttgtctcatttgtaaaatgggggtgaagactgtgaaccccacgtgggccacgggtggtatccaacctgattaacttggatctaccctagcacttagtacagcgcctggcacatagtaagcgcttaacagataccattttttaaaaaaaaataaaaaacttcaGAGCAGATGGTAGTGGACAGAGAAGTGTTTCAGGGGGAAGATTTCCCTTTATCATGCAGAGTGTTCATTaagtttgattgtatttattgggcgtctactgtatgcagagcaccggactaaactcttgggagaggacagtagaatgataaacagacacatcccctgcccacaatgagctgacagtcgtATGTGTTCCCTTTACACTGgagatttctttcattcattcattcagtcatatttattgagcacttactgcctgcagagctctgtactaagtgccaggaaagtacgatttggtaagagaggcaatccctacccaacaacaggctcccagtctagaagggggagacagacaacaaagcggtgtccaaaactgagctctttatcttccttcccaaaccctgacttccccatcactgtggacggcaccaccatccttcccgtctcccaagcccgcaaccttggtgtcatccttgactcggctctctcgttcacccccacgaatccaatctgtcaccaaggcctgccggtgtcaccttcacagtatctccacgatccgccctttcctctccatccaaacagctaccgtgctggtacaagctcttataatatcctggctggattattgtgtcagcctcctctctgatctcccttcctcctgcctctccccgctccagtctattcttcattctgctgcccggattatcttcctgcagaaacgccgtgggcctgtcactcccctcctcaaaaacctccaggggttgcctatcaacctctgcatgaagcaaaaacttctcactctgggcttcgaggctgtccatccccttgccccctcctacatctcctcccttctccctttccaccgc includes these proteins:
- the SNRNP27 gene encoding U4/U6.U5 small nuclear ribonucleoprotein 27 kDa protein, with protein sequence MGRSRSRSPRRERRRSRSTSRDRERRRRERSRSREREPETEPVRSPHRRRSRSPRRHRSSSPSPSRPKDRRDDEKKDAKDGKGKERQITEEDLEGKTEEEIEMMKLMGFASFDTTKGKKVGGSVNAYAINVSQKRKYRQYMNRKGGFNRPLDFIA